The region TGTAATGCAACTTAGTTTCTTCAATACTTCCCTGTATACCAACTATATGGTAAAATCCTTCATAATTTTCGGTATGCTCTGGAACTTCATTTTTAGGTAAAAGATTCATGAATTCTTCTGCAATACTGATAGAATTTATCATTTTATTTTTAGCTGAACCAGGATGAACGCTTCTTCCCTTTATTACAATTTTTGCTTCAGCAGCATTAAAATTCTCATATTGAAGTTCTCCAAAATCTCCACCATCAAGAGTATAGGCAACATCTGCTCCAAACTTCTTAACATCAAAATAATCTGCACCTCTACCCACTTCTTCATCAGGCGTAAATCCTATACAAATTCTTCCGTGCTTTATCTCTGGATGCTTTATAATATAATCTACAGCAGTTATTATTTCTGCAACACCAGCCTTATCATCTGCACCGAGTAATGTTGTTCCATCTGTTGTAATTAAAGTTTTTCCCTTATATTCTAAAAGCTCAGGAAAATCCTTTGGAGACAATACAATATTTTTTTCCTTATTAAGTACAATATCTTTTCCATCATAATTATCTACAAATTGTGGATTAACACCTTCGCCATTCATATCAGGACTTGTATCCATATGAGATATAAAACCTACTGCTGGTACTTTTTTGTCTGTATTAGCAGGTAAATATGCCATGACATATCCCTTTTCATCAATAGATACACCTGAAAGTCCTAAGCTTTTCAATTCACTTGCAAGTTCATTTCCAAGTTTAAGCTGCTTTGCAGTACTAGGTGTAGTGTCAGAATTTTCATCAGATTGTGTATCGAATTTTACATATTTCAAAAATCTATTTATTACTTCCTCCATAAAAATCACTCTTTTCTTTAAATATTAAATAACCTCTTGTATAATTATATCATTATGCTGCAATAAATCTATTTCATATGGTGAAATTGATTTTTTATCAGCACCTTCATAAACAACTCTTATGATAGGTCTGTCTGGAAAATGCTCATTTTGATTAACAACGTAACCTTCAATACCATTTGAAAGCTTAACACAAGAACCTAATGGGTAAACGAAAAACACACTTCTAAATTGATCTACCAATTCAGGATCAAACATACTTCCGGCCCCAGATAATATAAGTTCATATGCTTCATTTGGCTTAAATCTATCTCTATATGACCTATTAGCACTTACGGCTGTAAAAACATCGCATATACTTATTATCCTGCCAAACTGTGATATTTCTTTTCCTGCCAAACCTTTTGGATACCCACTTCCATCATACCTTTCATGATGCTGAAAAACGCCATCCATAACTTCATCACTTAAAACGTTTAACTTCCTTAATATATCTTTTCCATATTGAGGATGCTGTTTTATAATTTTGAATTCCTCATCGGTTAATTTACCCCGCTTATTTATAATTTCACTTGGAATTTTGGTCTTACCAATATCATGAAGTATACCTGAAATGGTTAAATCTTTTAATCTTGAAGTACTCATTCCCATAGATAATCCTAGAAAAGCCGCCATAATCCCAGTATCAAGGCAATGAATATAAGTATAATTATCGTACATCTTAACCTCATAAAGATTAGTATTTATAGTGCCTTTTTTTGCTATATAATCAACAAGTTCATCAACAGTTTCCATTGCTTCCTTACAACTTTCATAATCACCAGTTATTAAATTATTAAATACTAGCGGCATCTTTGTAAGTGTATTTGTTTTAACTTTTTGTAACTTTTTATCAACCTTAATATCATCTAATTTTTCATCTTCTACATGTACCATAAATACATTTCTACTCTTTAAAAAGTTAATGCTTCCTCTGCCAATCTTAGTTCCTTCTTTTATTAAAAGCTTTCCAGTATCGTCATATATATCCTTTGCAATTATATCGTCAGGCTTAAGGTCCTTAATAAAAACCATTTTCATTAATAGCCACTTCCCTCTCATAAATTTATTCTCTATATTCTTACGAATTTATATCTATCACTACTAACTTTAAAAAATGGTCTCACGAAAATATCAACATTCTCAATGTTTATAAAAGCCCTGTTTTCATTACCACTATAAACTATTTTGCCATCCATCATGGAAGTAGGTTCCTTTTTTTCATTTACAACTAAAACATAGTCAGGAACCACAGTACTGCCATGATCTTTTAATGAAAACAAAATTCCTCTATTAAGCCCAAATATACCCTTTGACCTTTTTATTTCGTAGTGAATTTCCTCAATACCTAAATTACCCAATTTACATCTCATTCCAAAGGAATACCTTTTTATATACGATGTCTCATAAACAGAAAAAACCGTAAAAAAATACTCTTTATACTGCAAATTTTCAATTACAAATGCAGCATTATTATTATATTCCTCTAATGAAATTTCTCTATATAGCGTTTCCTTATCATTTATACCATCACAATAACCATTGAATTTCAAACCAACCAAAACTTTTTCTATTCCAGCTGGCCATCTCCATTGGAGATATAGTTTTTTGTCAAAAATATATCCAGTAAGTTTTTCAACTTCATTTAAAATTGATATGTGCTGCTCTCTTCCAATGCAAGCCGTATTACCCTCAGATACCACTGGCAATATAAAGATTGTTCCAGCATCAATATCTTTTATTTCACACTCTCCTTCATTCTTTATAAGAGCTTTATTAGCTAAATTATTTAATTTGTTCTTTTGTAAAAGTTGCCCTTCCTCAAAACCAAAAGGATTGGATGAATAAAATATATGAACCTTACCTTTATAATCTTTCCTCTTCCATTCCACTTTCAAATTATGTTCTTTTGAAATCGAAAGTTTAATGTTATCAATTGTTTCTGGAGGCTTTATAGTTTTTCCAAAACAAGTAACACCTTTAGTTGCTATTTCCTTTCCTTTAATATCTCTATATTTTGTAATTATTAAATAGCCATAATTCTTTCCATCTATAAGCCCCTTATCTTCGGCTCCAAATAAAGATACATCCCTAAGCTTTGTACCGTCTCCTTCTTTCGATGGAAGCATTCCTTCTTTTCTCCATACCTCTACAGCCTTTGCCTTTACAGGGATACTCCAGGACAAAATTATTTCTTTACTACCACTTTCTACTTCAATATTGTCAACCTCAAATATAGGCATAACAGGTCCAACATACGAGAAGGCTTTTGAATAAATATCTCCTCTACACGAAAAAACAGCATAATAATAAATTTGTCCTGCTTCTACAGCAGAATCTGTAATTTCATTTTTTAATGTATCTCCTATTACTTTGCCATCATTAATGGACTCTGGCTCATTTCTAAGCTTTCTTATTACTCTATATTTAATATTATTGTTCTGTCCCTTGTCCCATTTTAGATTCACACTATCATTCAAAATCTCATATTTTAAATTATATGGAGGCTGCGGTGGATATTTTGAAAGCCACCTTAAAGCGTACTCACAATCGCTGCAAACATTAAGTGCCTCAGTACAAATCTCTGTTATATGTTCTTCATCTTTTACATCTTTAATTTTTTCTATGACTTTTTCTGATTCTTCTATCTTAATGCTTATTATTCTCTCATAGGTTTCTATAAAATACGAAAAGTTCATACCTTTTAATGCTATAATTTCTTTCATTGCAGTGTAATAAGCTTTCCTATCTATAAGTTCAAGAATCTTATTTTCCCTATCAACAATTATATTTCTCTTATGCTCAACTACTTTTATCATATCTTTTATTCTAGAGTTATCACTCCATAACTCTTGAGCTCTTTTTAATAAAGAATATGCGCCTTCAACGTCATTGTATGCAATCTTATTTTCAGCATCTCTTAGAAGATCAGCTGCTATATTCATATCTTCTACATGAAAACCACAATTAGTACATACCTTTTCAGAAGAACTTATAACTCTATGGCATTTTGGACAAGTTACTTTCAATGGGAATCCGCAATTATAACAAAATCTAGATATTTTATAATTTAAGCACCCACATATACCGCATCTTTCCATTGTTTCTACGGATAAATGTTTAGGAACCTCAACAGATATTTTTCTTTGAAAGCACAAACTTTTTATGTATCCCTTGGCTTTAGCTGTATCCATTCCCCTTGTAGTAAGTTCTTTAATTATAGAATCAAACTCTTCGCAAGCTATATATCCTTTTGAAGATAGAATATCTATTATTTCAGATAAACCCTTTGTGCTACCATTTTTTAAAGCAGCATCATATTTTTCACGATTTTCTTCATCTTTAAAAATATCATCACACATACCTTGAAGTATAGAACTTGCAGTTACGAACGCATCCTTTAAAGATGATTTCTTTATCTCCTCATACTTTCTTTTAGATGCCATTTTTATAGCAATTAGATTTGTTGACATAGAAACATTAAGGAAATCATATAAAGACTTTTTGCCGACTATTTCAAGATTTGATTTTATTTTGTTCATTCTCGTAATATCAAAAGCATTATTATCACTAATTTGTTCTTTTTTACTCTTTTCGTATCTTTTTACTGGAACTTTAATTCTAATGTTTATCTCTGAATCATTAAATTCTTTAAACTTTTTTCTAAGAGCATCTTTTTCTGTATCAAATATATAACCTTTTGAACATAAAAATTTTATAGCTTCATCTAAAATATTATATCTATGCTTCTCTTTCTCCTTTTTTTCCTTAATTGCCCTTTTCCATTCTTCATTTCTAGAATACTCACTCTTAAGCATGACATTCTCTATCTCCGGAATCATACTTAAATACAATTTTGCCTTAACAGCTTTAGTTGGATGATTTCTGAGTTTTGACCATTCACTTCTTTTTTTATTTATTGCATTTCTAATCTTTTCTTCATCCTGCTCTTTAGGCTCTATAGATAATTTCAAAAGGGTATAGAAATTTTCCCTTCTCTGCATTTTATTCACCTCATAATTAATGCATCTTTATTGAACCATTTTTTTGAAACATTCTTAGTCCACTTTCCGATTCTGAAATAACCCTTGCAATTTTTGAGAACGATTGTTTTAAGTTTGAAACTTCAGTAAAAATAGAATTTTCTTTGCAAGTAGCTATTTTATCTAAAAATTCCTTCTTAGCATCACCAAATCCAACTGCTGCAATTTCAATTCCACTTTCCTTACACTTATTAACTTCTGCCATTATATCAGTTTTGCCATACCACTGACCATCAGTAAGAACTACAACAAATGAGTCCCCATATGCATCCTTTAAAACATTATATGCTTCGCCAAAAGGTTCAGATAAAGTTGATGTTCCTACATCAGCTTTTTTAAGTCCTTCTATTGCTTCAAATATTTCTTCCTTATTACTTGTTAATTTCATTAAGGTTTGAACTCTATCAGCAAAAGCAACAAGTGCCACAGAAGAATTATCCATATCTATATTATCTATAAAAGTCTTTGAAGCCTCTACTGCTTCTTTAAGGGGTACTCCCCTCATACTTCCAGATAAATCTATAGATATAACTATGCTTTTATGAACTATTTCCTCTTCTTCCTTTAATTCTTCATCCCATTCAAAGTTTTCCGGAATTTTATCTATTCTAAGTGGAAGGTTTTTACCAGTTTCCCTCTGAACTGCAAAAACCTTAGCAACACCATTCTTATTATAAGCATACTCAATATCTATAACTGAAGGTTTTCTTCCAACATAATCTATATCATAAAATACATATTTCCCCAAAACAGTGCAATCTGAAATTTCTTCGCTCTCACCTTGAAGCATATACACTTCGAGAACATTATTTCTGTTTTTACCAGTCCTAATCTCATAAGGTCTCTTTTCGCTGCATGGTATTTTTTTATTTTTGCTTATTATTATACTGTTTATATATTTTTGCCCTGAACTATCAAAAGCCACCATTCCTAAACTGTGACTCATTACATCCTCAGTTTTTTTGTATCCTCCCAGTGTAAATATAACTTTATCACTAGTACTTTTATTTTCCATAGATGCCGTAATTGCCGCACCAATAGAAACTGCTTCGTCCACATTTATTCCCGTTATAGGCTCCTTTTTACTTACTTTTCTGATAAATTCAAGTACCATTGGCATTCTAGTTGAGCCGCCAACTGGAAGAACACCGTCTATATCCTCCCAAGAAAGTCCAGCACTTTTTATGACATCTTCGCTTAAACTTCTTGTTCTTTGAAGTAAATCTCCTGTGAGGGACATAAACATTTCTCTTGTTATTGTGAATTTTTCATTGAGATCACAGTAGTAAACATTTATATCCGTACTATCCCTTTTAGAAAGATGTTTCTTTGCATTCTCACATTTCACAAGAATGTCATTGTAATATTCAACATCATCCATTGGATTTACTCCAAACTTCTCAAAGAACTTTTCTCCTATATACATGGCAATCCTATCGTCCCAATCCTTGCCACCTAATTCATGATCTCCATCAGTACTTAAAACCTTTATAATTTCTTTCTCTATATGAACAAGGGTTACATCAAAAGTACCACCACCAAGATCGTATACAAGAATATTTTTCTTATCTTTTACATCCTTCATTCCATAAGCTATAGCTGCTGCAGTCGGCTCATTTAATATACTTGAAACATTAAAACCAGCTCTCTTACCTGCATTTATAGTAGACTGTCTTTGTAAATTATTAAAATAAGCCGGCACAGTTATAACTGCATCTGAAACCTCACATTTAAGAAAAGCCTCTGCATCCTTCTTTAATTTTTTAAGAACTATTACAGATAAATCCTCTGCGTTATAATACTTCTCACCAAACTGAAGTACATAGTTTTCATCTCCAATATTTCTTTTAAAAAAGCAGGCTATGTTGTTATCTCCCATTGCCTGCATTTCTTTTGCCCCGTCACCTACAATAATTTCATCATCGCCAAAATATATAACTGAAGGAGTTAATGTATTTCCTTCTGCATTATTTAAAACTTTAGGAATTCCATTTTCATCGATTATGGAAACTACAGAAAATGTAGTTCCTAGATCTATACCTAAACTATATTTCATACATACCTCAATCCTTACGATACTTCAATATTTTTGTTTCTTTCTTTAGCTTCTTCAAGATCTTTGCCCTTTATAACAGAACTTGTCTCTATAGATGTACTTACTTCTTTTCCTTCCGCAGCCTCAACCGCTTTGATTTCAAGTCTACCTTCAGAATTAAGCTTAAAAGTTATATCAACAGGAGAATTTTTAGGTAAATTCTCAGGAAGTACAAGTTCAGCTTCTCCTATTTTGCTGCCATATTCTTTTTCTACTACTCTATCTGTAAGCTCGTCCTCAACTATAGTTATCATTACGTTTTCTTGATTTTCTTCTTTAGTTCCAAACTTTTCAGTAAATTCATATGGAACCTCAGAATTTTTAATTATCAAATTATATATAACTTCCTTGTCTTCATTATTATAAGTAACGACTCCAAAACTTTTGCTAACTACATTAACAACCTTTACATTTGAAGATTTAACCGCTGAAAGCGTATATCCAGTATCATCTGCAACTTTCTTTGCTGCCTTTTCAACTACATCCTCATCTATATTGTTTTCAGAAATGCTTTTCTTTACATCTTCAACATCTTTTCCAGTATCCTCAGAAATCCTCTTAATAAGTTCATCATTTACAGAAAGCTTCCAACCGTAAAGTGCCGCTCCCTTTGAAACTGCCTCATCTGGATCAAATAATTTAGGTTCAATATTATATTTATTTTTTATTATTTCCGCAACTTGAGGCATACGACATGAGCCTCCAACAAGAAGTATTTCATCAAAGTTTGTATAATTTTTCTTTTCTGCTTCCTTAAGCA is a window of Clostridium pasteurianum DNA encoding:
- a CDS encoding double zinc ribbon domain-containing protein, whose protein sequence is MQRRENFYTLLKLSIEPKEQDEEKIRNAINKKRSEWSKLRNHPTKAVKAKLYLSMIPEIENVMLKSEYSRNEEWKRAIKEKKEKEKHRYNILDEAIKFLCSKGYIFDTEKDALRKKFKEFNDSEINIRIKVPVKRYEKSKKEQISDNNAFDITRMNKIKSNLEIVGKKSLYDFLNVSMSTNLIAIKMASKRKYEEIKKSSLKDAFVTASSILQGMCDDIFKDEENREKYDAALKNGSTKGLSEIIDILSSKGYIACEEFDSIIKELTTRGMDTAKAKGYIKSLCFQRKISVEVPKHLSVETMERCGICGCLNYKISRFCYNCGFPLKVTCPKCHRVISSSEKVCTNCGFHVEDMNIAADLLRDAENKIAYNDVEGAYSLLKRAQELWSDNSRIKDMIKVVEHKRNIIVDRENKILELIDRKAYYTAMKEIIALKGMNFSYFIETYERIISIKIEESEKVIEKIKDVKDEEHITEICTEALNVCSDCEYALRWLSKYPPQPPYNLKYEILNDSVNLKWDKGQNNNIKYRVIRKLRNEPESINDGKVIGDTLKNEITDSAVEAGQIYYYAVFSCRGDIYSKAFSYVGPVMPIFEVDNIEVESGSKEIILSWSIPVKAKAVEVWRKEGMLPSKEGDGTKLRDVSLFGAEDKGLIDGKNYGYLIITKYRDIKGKEIATKGVTCFGKTIKPPETIDNIKLSISKEHNLKVEWKRKDYKGKVHIFYSSNPFGFEEGQLLQKNKLNNLANKALIKNEGECEIKDIDAGTIFILPVVSEGNTACIGREQHISILNEVEKLTGYIFDKKLYLQWRWPAGIEKVLVGLKFNGYCDGINDKETLYREISLEEYNNNAAFVIENLQYKEYFFTVFSVYETSYIKRYSFGMRCKLGNLGIEEIHYEIKRSKGIFGLNRGILFSLKDHGSTVVPDYVLVVNEKKEPTSMMDGKIVYSGNENRAFINIENVDIFVRPFFKVSSDRYKFVRI
- a CDS encoding HD-GYP domain-containing protein, translated to MKMVFIKDLKPDDIIAKDIYDDTGKLLIKEGTKIGRGSINFLKSRNVFMVHVEDEKLDDIKVDKKLQKVKTNTLTKMPLVFNNLITGDYESCKEAMETVDELVDYIAKKGTINTNLYEVKMYDNYTYIHCLDTGIMAAFLGLSMGMSTSRLKDLTISGILHDIGKTKIPSEIINKRGKLTDEEFKIIKQHPQYGKDILRKLNVLSDEVMDGVFQHHERYDGSGYPKGLAGKEISQFGRIISICDVFTAVSANRSYRDRFKPNEAYELILSGAGSMFDPELVDQFRSVFFVYPLGSCVKLSNGIEGYVVNQNEHFPDRPIIRVVYEGADKKSISPYEIDLLQHNDIIIQEVI
- the pepT gene encoding peptidase T codes for the protein MEEVINRFLKYVKFDTQSDENSDTTPSTAKQLKLGNELASELKSLGLSGVSIDEKGYVMAYLPANTDKKVPAVGFISHMDTSPDMNGEGVNPQFVDNYDGKDIVLNKEKNIVLSPKDFPELLEYKGKTLITTDGTTLLGADDKAGVAEIITAVDYIIKHPEIKHGRICIGFTPDEEVGRGADYFDVKKFGADVAYTLDGGDFGELQYENFNAAEAKIVIKGRSVHPGSAKNKMINSISIAEEFMNLLPKNEVPEHTENYEGFYHIVGIQGSIEETKLHYIIRDFSKKEFENKKKFMLKAAEFINSKYGSEILSIDVKDQYYNMKEKIDLAKHVVDIAYKAMKNADVEPLVRAIRGGTDGARLSFMGLPTPNLFTGGMNFHGKYEYIPTFAMAKAVEVIVNIIKLYSEK
- a CDS encoding Hsp70 family protein; the encoded protein is MKYSLGIDLGTTFSVVSIIDENGIPKVLNNAEGNTLTPSVIYFGDDEIIVGDGAKEMQAMGDNNIACFFKRNIGDENYVLQFGEKYYNAEDLSVIVLKKLKKDAEAFLKCEVSDAVITVPAYFNNLQRQSTINAGKRAGFNVSSILNEPTAAAIAYGMKDVKDKKNILVYDLGGGTFDVTLVHIEKEIIKVLSTDGDHELGGKDWDDRIAMYIGEKFFEKFGVNPMDDVEYYNDILVKCENAKKHLSKRDSTDINVYYCDLNEKFTITREMFMSLTGDLLQRTRSLSEDVIKSAGLSWEDIDGVLPVGGSTRMPMVLEFIRKVSKKEPITGINVDEAVSIGAAITASMENKSTSDKVIFTLGGYKKTEDVMSHSLGMVAFDSSGQKYINSIIISKNKKIPCSEKRPYEIRTGKNRNNVLEVYMLQGESEEISDCTVLGKYVFYDIDYVGRKPSVIDIEYAYNKNGVAKVFAVQRETGKNLPLRIDKIPENFEWDEELKEEEEIVHKSIVISIDLSGSMRGVPLKEAVEASKTFIDNIDMDNSSVALVAFADRVQTLMKLTSNKEEIFEAIEGLKKADVGTSTLSEPFGEAYNVLKDAYGDSFVVVLTDGQWYGKTDIMAEVNKCKESGIEIAAVGFGDAKKEFLDKIATCKENSIFTEVSNLKQSFSKIARVISESESGLRMFQKNGSIKMH